A region of the Zhihengliuella halotolerans genome:
CCGAGCAGGACGGTGAACGGCGCTGAGGCCTGCAGCACGAGCGAGGCCAGTCCGGCGGGCATCCCGATGGACATCCCCCAGTAGAGGAACAGGAACTGGAGGGTGCCGAAGCCGAGGCCGTAGCCGAGCAGCCATCGGACCGGGACGTCGGGGCGCGGGACCAGCAGGATCGTCGGCACCGCGAGCAGCGCGAAGCGCAGCGCGACGAGGAAGAGGGGCGGGAAGACCTGGAGGGACGCGTCGATGGCGATGAAATTCAGGCCCCACATGAGGGCGACGGAGACGGCGAGCAGGCGGTGGCGTGGCGGCATGCACCCATCTTCGCGAGTGCTTCCCTTTAGGACAATCGACAATTCTCGAATCTATTGTGTAGGTTGCCTTCATGGAATTTCGCCACCTCGAGCTGCTGCGCGAATTCGCCGACCGCGGCAGTGTCACCGCCGTCGCCGAAGCCACCTATCGGACGCCCTCGGCCGTCTCCCAGCAGCTCAAGACCGCGCAGCGCGAGGCCGGCATGGCGCTCGTCGAGCCTCACGGCCGCGGGCTCCGGCTGACGGAGGCGGGCCGCCTCCTAGCTGCAGGAGGGGCCGACGTCGCGGCCGCTCTGGCCCGGGTGGAGGCGAGGTGGGACGCGTTCCGGGGCGAGCCGGCCGGCGTCGTCCGCATCGCCTCGCTGCCGAGCGCGGCGACGTTCCTGATGCCCCCGGTACTGGCCGCGCTGGCCGGGAGCGGGATCGAGGTGGCCGTCAGCGACTACGACGTCGCTGAGGCCGAATACGCGGACCTCACCGCTGACAACGACATCGTCGTCGCGCACAGCCTGACGAGCGCCCGGCCCGCCGGGACGCGCAGTGAGGCTGTGGTGCCGCTCGCCCGCGAGCCCCTCGACGTCGCGATGAGCTCCGCGCACCCGCTTGCCGCGCGCGGGCACGTCACCGCCACCGAGGCAGCCGGGTGCGCGTGGATCGGCGTTCCGGTCGGCTACCCCTTCGACACCGTGCTCCAATCGCTCAGCGCCGTGACCAGCGTCGAGCTGGATGTGCGGCAGCGGATCCGCGACAACCGGCTCATCGAGGCGCTCGTGGCCGAGAGCTCTCTGGTGGCGATCCTCCCGAGGTTCACGACGCCCTCGGGCGGAGGGCTCGTGCTGCGCGAATTGCGCGGCGTGCCGTCCCTGCGCCACGTCTGCGCGGTCATGCGTCCGGACCGCGCCGAGCGGCTCGCGGTCCGACGGGTCGTGGCGGCCCTGCGGGCTGCCGGTGCCGCCGCGGAGGAGAGGGGCGTCCCTGAGCGCAGGTGCTAGGGTCCCGTCTCCACGAGTTCGACGCCGGCTGCGGCCAGCCACGCGCGGGCCTCGGCCGGGGCGCGGCTCGTGATCACCGTGTCGACGGCGCCCGACGCGCACACGGCGAAGGTGGCTGTCATGCCGAACTTCTCCGGCGTCGTCACCGCGATCACGCGGCGAGCTGAGACCAGCGCCGCCTTCTTGAAGTCGGCGTCCTGCATGGTGGAGGCCGTGAGTCCCGGGTCCTCGTCCCACGCGCACACGCCGAGGATGGCGACGTCGGCCCGGAAGTCCAGCACGTCGCGTGCCGCGCGGTGGCCCGTCCACGAGAGCTCGTCGCCGTTGAGCTCCCCGCCCGGAGTCACGATGCGGGTGCCGGGCCGCTCGCCCAGGGCGGCAGCCCCGTGGATCGAGAGAGCCATGGCCGTTACCTCGCGGCCCGCGAGAGCGCGGGCGACGGCC
Encoded here:
- a CDS encoding DeoR/GlpR family DNA-binding transcription regulator, whose protein sequence is MQRAIRHKTIINAVRGSSEARIADLTRATGASAMTLRRDLDELALQGVLRRTHGGAVALPARGTRLPYSLRLETNTGLKQRIGAAAANLVADESSVIVDDGTTCTAVARALAGREVTAMALSIHGAAALGERPGTRIVTPGGELNGDELSWTGHRAARDVLDFRADVAILGVCAWDEDPGLTASTMQDADFKKAALVSARRVIAVTTPEKFGMTATFAVCASGAVDTVITSRAPAEARAWLAAAGVELVETGP
- a CDS encoding LysR family transcriptional regulator; translation: MEFRHLELLREFADRGSVTAVAEATYRTPSAVSQQLKTAQREAGMALVEPHGRGLRLTEAGRLLAAGGADVAAALARVEARWDAFRGEPAGVVRIASLPSAATFLMPPVLAALAGSGIEVAVSDYDVAEAEYADLTADNDIVVAHSLTSARPAGTRSEAVVPLAREPLDVAMSSAHPLAARGHVTATEAAGCAWIGVPVGYPFDTVLQSLSAVTSVELDVRQRIRDNRLIEALVAESSLVAILPRFTTPSGGGLVLRELRGVPSLRHVCAVMRPDRAERLAVRRVVAALRAAGAAAEERGVPERRC